The genomic region AATAATTTACAATATTGTAAACTTGTTGAGTATTTCAGGTTAAACTCGGGCAATATTATCTAGCACGATACTACCCCGGGGCCAGCACATCTTATTTGCAAGCCTTTCGGGAGAGCTCCTCATAGTCCTTCATGGTTACTGTGTGCTCGTTTCCGAGTAGCTGCGGCTCCTCTTCAAGCTCTCTGGCTGCGAGGACATAGTGTATCGTAGAGGCTTTCACGGGGAGGTGGGCAGCCTTCGCGCGCAGATTGTCAAGGATTCTCCGCGCCTCTCTAGCGCTAAGGCTTGACCACTTTGCCTCAGCAACTAGTATTCGCAGTGGCTTCTCAGAGTCGTCTACCACTACAATGTCTATTTCTGTTCCCCTATGCCACCACTTGCCAATCCTTGTCGGCGTAATGCCTAGCCAGCCATGTTTCAGCTTCTCGGCAATGATCCTTGCGGCTACCTCCTCCCATACAATCGGCATGAGGTTTTCCTCGAAATCCCTCCTAACGGTTTCAACGACTCTCTCCGTAAGCCCAAGCTCTATTGCCGCGCGGTGGGCTGGGACGTAGCGGAACCAGAAGCGTAGGAACGGGTCTGATATAATGTATCTTGATCTCCCCTTTCCTACTACTGGTTGCTCTCTGCGAATAAGCTCCATCTCCTCGAGGACGCGTAGGTACTTGGAGAGGCTCTCTGCGGGGATACCGCTCTTCGAGGCTATCTCGCCATAAGTGGTTGCTCCCCGGGCTATTGCCTCGAGTACCGCGAAATACCTAGTGACTTCACGCAGCTCTTCTCTAAGCAAGTACTTTGCCTCGTCGAGAAATCTCGCATTGGGGCTGAGAACCAGTCTTGCGATATTATCCCAGAGCGTTGAGCCTGGATCAATCTCTACCAGGTAGCCGGGGATGCCGCCAAAGACCCCATAGAGTCGGAGCGCGTCACCCGGGTCCCAGCTCGGCACAAAGCATCTAGTCTCGAAGGGGCCTAGGGGCCTAAGCTTCATGACCCCGGTAAAGCGGCCGTAGAGGGGGCTCCTATAGGACAGCACGCCTTCTGTGAATGATACGAGGCTTCCCGCAAGTACTAGGAAGAGTCCCGTGTCACTGAGCCTCGTATCCCAGGCGTTTTGGAGTAGTGAGAGCAGAGCGGGGCTAGATGAGACAGCATATTGGAACTCGTCGATGACGACCCCGGTTCTCTTGCTTGCAATTCTTTCCAGGTAGAGGAGAAACTGCCTCCAAGAAGTAAAGGGATGCTCAGCGAGCAGCTCGTCGCCGATGAACTCCGCCAGCTCCTTGCTGAGCCTTTCTAGGAGCAGTTTCTCCGGGACCTCCTCGGCGACAAAGTAGAATACTCTATGGCTCTTGGAGAACTCCCTTAGGAGCCTGGTTTTGCCTACGCGCCTACGCCCATAAACGAGGAGTAGCTCAGCCCTACCGCTTCTCCAGTGCTCCTCAAGCCACCTCAGCTCATCTTTTCTGTCAACGAATCGACTCTGCAACTCCTAGA from Pyrofollis japonicus harbors:
- a CDS encoding ATP-binding protein; this encodes MQSRFVDRKDELRWLEEHWRSGRAELLLVYGRRRVGKTRLLREFSKSHRVFYFVAEEVPEKLLLERLSKELAEFIGDELLAEHPFTSWRQFLLYLERIASKRTGVVIDEFQYAVSSSPALLSLLQNAWDTRLSDTGLFLVLAGSLVSFTEGVLSYRSPLYGRFTGVMKLRPLGPFETRCFVPSWDPGDALRLYGVFGGIPGYLVEIDPGSTLWDNIARLVLSPNARFLDEAKYLLREELREVTRYFAVLEAIARGATTYGEIASKSGIPAESLSKYLRVLEEMELIRREQPVVGKGRSRYIISDPFLRFWFRYVPAHRAAIELGLTERVVETVRRDFEENLMPIVWEEVAARIIAEKLKHGWLGITPTRIGKWWHRGTEIDIVVVDDSEKPLRILVAEAKWSSLSAREARRILDNLRAKAAHLPVKASTIHYVLAARELEEEPQLLGNEHTVTMKDYEELSRKACK